In Carassius gibelio isolate Cgi1373 ecotype wild population from Czech Republic chromosome B19, carGib1.2-hapl.c, whole genome shotgun sequence, one DNA window encodes the following:
- the LOC127978637 gene encoding eukaryotic translation initiation factor 1b has protein sequence MSAIQNLQTFDPFADATKGDDRLPGGTEDYIHIRIQQRNGRKTLTTVQGIADDYDKKKLVKAFKKKFACNGTVIEHPEYGEVIQLQGDQRKNICQFLTDIELAKEEQLKVHGF, from the exons ATGTCCGCTATCCAGAACCTCCAAACTTTTG ACCCCTTTGCTGATGCAACTAAGGGTGATGATCGGCTCCCAGGTGGGACTGAGGACTACATCCACATAAGAATTCAACAGAGGAACGGGCGGAAGACTCTGACCACGGTTCAGGGCATAGCCGACGACTATGATAAAAAGAAGCTAGTCAAGGCCTTCAAGAAG AAATTTGCCTGCAATGGGACTGTGATTGAGCACCCTGAGTATGGTGAAGTGATTCAGCTGCAAGGTGACCAGCGCAAGAACATTTGCCAGTTTCTCACTGAT ATTGAACTGGCCAAAGAGGAGCAGCTCAAAGTCCACGGGTTCTAG